One window of the Carnobacterium maltaromaticum DSM 20342 genome contains the following:
- a CDS encoding BglG family transcription antiterminator — MLTNESIFLINSLTEQNGKSVKELARRYQISQKKLWYEIDQINIELAFLQLPKIQLETGRLAISNQLKEGWKAERERLKRRDIQFQEERIYLIILYTFIAQEAISNSHYQDLLQVSKNSVLLDLKKVKRLCSSYHLEFSYSRKMGYHFIGSEQNIRKLAEYAISKLLALSIGEWTLTLIFQLWQIIPSQHEISQELLALSKKYQVTFVQERLTEFIWLLCLLKVRKQRKVILFNAKELVFIKKQPLHNLGQEVAKQLLDSDSEMEGAFVTTRLLSALQGTKQFHQDKKFKELTTAIIERVQVLTGTIYPDKNSLSRSLFEHLVPAYFRIFFEIPLENPYGSQIKRDYSELYYLVEKGLKPLAESLGKAIPSHEIAYFTIHFGGQLPVIKRLVPSLRALTICPNGISSSLMMNAQLKELFPQIKFHPVHSLDQAKLIPEIEYDLVFATTYFPTTKKVYLAKPMLNPVEKEMLKRTVLDDFENQTGSQAVDVAALMKIVKKHTEIKNEKALYESLSSALYGIDSEQPQGGRTLTELLEKRFIQFSDASLDWQSAIALATEPLLKANFVTEAYVAAMIENVKEMGAYIVLAPKVAVPHARPEDGVQQLGISLLHLSQPVNFNLTQEYDEEREVQLIFVLAAIDNVGHLTALKQLSQILEDDEKIAALIATKDQDQLYQKLKDEGTAN; from the coding sequence ATGCTAACAAATGAATCTATTTTTTTAATTAATTCTTTGACAGAACAAAATGGTAAATCGGTAAAAGAACTTGCTAGGCGCTATCAAATTTCACAAAAAAAGCTCTGGTATGAAATTGACCAGATTAATATTGAATTGGCTTTTCTGCAGTTGCCAAAAATCCAATTGGAAACTGGTAGGTTAGCTATTTCAAATCAACTGAAAGAAGGGTGGAAGGCAGAAAGAGAACGTTTGAAGCGTCGTGATATTCAGTTTCAAGAGGAACGGATTTATTTAATTATTTTATATACTTTTATCGCTCAAGAAGCTATTTCAAATAGTCATTATCAAGACTTGTTGCAGGTTAGCAAAAATTCAGTCTTATTGGATTTGAAAAAGGTTAAGAGGTTATGTAGTAGCTATCATTTAGAGTTTAGTTATAGTCGAAAAATGGGGTATCATTTTATCGGTTCAGAACAGAATATTCGTAAGTTAGCGGAATATGCAATTAGTAAACTACTCGCTCTTTCAATTGGTGAATGGACATTGACGCTAATTTTTCAACTTTGGCAGATTATTCCTAGTCAACATGAAATTAGTCAAGAACTATTAGCCTTGTCAAAAAAATATCAAGTCACTTTTGTGCAAGAACGTTTAACAGAATTTATTTGGTTACTCTGTTTATTAAAAGTTAGAAAACAAAGGAAAGTCATTTTATTTAATGCAAAAGAATTAGTATTTATCAAAAAGCAGCCTTTGCATAATTTGGGTCAAGAAGTAGCAAAACAATTATTAGATTCCGATTCAGAAATGGAAGGAGCTTTTGTAACAACGCGACTATTAAGCGCCTTACAGGGGACGAAACAATTTCACCAAGACAAAAAATTTAAAGAGTTAACTACAGCGATTATTGAACGTGTTCAAGTACTAACAGGCACTATTTACCCTGATAAAAATAGTTTGAGTCGCAGTTTATTTGAACATTTAGTGCCTGCTTACTTCAGAATTTTTTTTGAGATACCTTTAGAAAATCCATACGGTAGTCAGATTAAAAGAGATTATAGTGAACTGTATTATTTGGTAGAGAAAGGGCTGAAACCATTGGCTGAAAGCTTGGGTAAAGCTATTCCTAGTCATGAAATTGCGTATTTTACAATTCATTTTGGTGGACAGTTACCGGTTATAAAACGCCTAGTACCAAGTTTAAGAGCATTAACAATTTGTCCAAATGGAATCAGTTCCTCTTTAATGATGAATGCGCAGTTGAAAGAATTGTTTCCTCAGATTAAATTCCATCCAGTTCATAGTCTTGATCAAGCTAAGTTAATTCCAGAAATAGAGTATGATTTAGTATTTGCGACAACGTATTTTCCAACGACAAAAAAAGTGTATTTGGCTAAACCAATGCTAAATCCTGTTGAAAAAGAGATGTTAAAACGTACGGTTTTAGATGATTTTGAAAACCAAACTGGTTCTCAAGCTGTGGATGTTGCGGCATTAATGAAAATTGTAAAGAAACACACAGAAATAAAAAATGAAAAAGCCTTATATGAATCATTATCTAGCGCGCTTTATGGTATCGATTCAGAGCAACCCCAAGGAGGAAGAACATTGACCGAGTTATTAGAGAAACGTTTTATTCAATTTAGTGATGCAAGTTTAGATTGGCAATCAGCTATTGCTCTTGCAACGGAACCTTTATTAAAAGCAAATTTTGTAACTGAAGCGTATGTTGCTGCAATGATTGAAAATGTGAAAGAAATGGGAGCTTATATTGTGTTGGCTCCTAAAGTAGCCGTGCCGCATGCGAGGCCTGAGGATGGAGTTCAACAATTAGGCATTAGTTTATTACATTTAAGCCAGCCTGTGAATTTTAATTTGACTCAGGAATATGATGAAGAGCGAGAGGTACAGTTGATATTTGTGTTGGCAGCCATTGACAATGTCGGTCATCTTACTGCTCTGAAGCAACTTTCTCAGATTTTAGAGGATGATGAAAAGATTGCTGCTTTAATCGCCACAAAAGATCAAGATCAGCTGTATCAAAAGTTAAAAGATGAGGGAACAGCCAATTGA
- a CDS encoding glycosyl hydrolase family 18 protein: protein MEKRIYLKGFLAGAVILAGLSFNGIKSHAATDDASVMPDISNKQILMGFYHSWQSKGNDGYQRGTSKDLDLREVPEAYNVVAVAFMKGTGIPTFKPDGPTDAEFRAQVGELNKQGRPVLISLGGADAHIELRSGMEQAFANEIIRLVEVYGFDGLDIDLEQLAITAGDNQTVIPAALKLVKDHYRAEGKNFIVSMAPEFPYLKPNAPYAKYISSLEGYYDFIAPQLYNQGGDGVSVGSDWIAQNNDSKKFEFLYYMADSLIHGTRGYIQIPANKLVLGIPANNDAAATGFVKDPQAVYQAFDKLKTDGNPVKGLMTWSVNWDQGKNSAGVGYNGGFANSYADLIGTGSTTPIPDTTPPTQPTALKADKVEFNQVSLSWTASTDNVRVAKYLVFANGQLVGDTRSANYLATSLKANTAYDFTVQAVDAAGNKSTISAPLKVTTAAEPQTTWSATAIYVGGDKVIYQGKTYQAQWWTQGETPGTAQVWKLI from the coding sequence ATGGAGAAAAGAATTTATTTAAAAGGTTTTTTAGCTGGTGCAGTAATATTAGCAGGTTTATCTTTCAATGGAATTAAGAGCCATGCTGCAACAGATGACGCTTCCGTAATGCCCGATATTTCTAATAAACAAATCTTAATGGGCTTCTATCACAGTTGGCAATCTAAAGGCAATGATGGCTATCAACGTGGCACATCTAAAGATCTTGATTTAAGAGAAGTACCCGAAGCTTACAACGTAGTAGCAGTCGCATTTATGAAAGGTACTGGCATCCCAACTTTTAAACCTGATGGTCCAACTGATGCAGAGTTTAGAGCTCAAGTTGGTGAATTAAATAAACAAGGTCGTCCCGTCTTAATTTCCCTTGGTGGAGCTGACGCTCACATTGAATTGCGTTCTGGTATGGAACAAGCATTTGCCAATGAAATCATTCGATTAGTTGAAGTTTATGGATTTGATGGATTAGACATCGACTTAGAACAACTAGCAATCACTGCCGGAGATAATCAAACTGTGATTCCAGCAGCACTAAAATTAGTTAAAGATCATTATCGTGCTGAAGGTAAAAATTTTATCGTCTCAATGGCACCAGAATTCCCATATCTAAAACCTAATGCTCCTTATGCAAAATATATTTCTTCATTAGAAGGCTATTACGATTTCATTGCGCCTCAACTATACAATCAAGGTGGCGATGGCGTTTCTGTTGGTAGTGATTGGATTGCACAAAATAATGATAGCAAAAAATTTGAATTCCTTTATTATATGGCAGACTCACTAATTCATGGTACTCGTGGTTATATCCAAATTCCTGCTAATAAATTAGTTTTAGGTATTCCAGCCAACAACGATGCCGCAGCTACTGGTTTTGTTAAAGATCCACAAGCAGTTTACCAAGCCTTTGATAAACTGAAAACAGATGGAAACCCTGTTAAAGGATTAATGACTTGGTCTGTTAACTGGGATCAAGGTAAAAATAGTGCTGGTGTTGGCTATAATGGTGGGTTTGCTAACTCATATGCAGACTTAATTGGAACTGGATCAACTACTCCAATTCCTGATACAACACCACCTACGCAACCGACTGCATTAAAAGCAGATAAAGTTGAATTCAATCAAGTGTCACTGAGTTGGACAGCTTCAACCGATAATGTTCGCGTTGCCAAATATTTAGTTTTTGCAAATGGACAATTAGTAGGAGATACTCGTAGCGCAAATTATCTAGCAACTAGCTTAAAAGCGAACACTGCCTATGATTTCACTGTTCAAGCTGTAGATGCTGCTGGTAATAAATCAACTATCAGTGCTCCACTTAAAGTAACAACAGCCGCAGAACCACAAACAACTTGGAGTGCTACAGCCATTTATGTTGGTGGCGATAAAGTAATCTATCAAGGTAAAACGTATCAAGCACAGTGGTGGACTCAAGGAGAAACTCCAGGGACTGCACAAGTATGGAAACTAATCTAG
- a CDS encoding L,D-transpeptidase family protein, which produces MSQKKTIIGLIAAIVVVIAGIYIFKSIGYQNKFLPNTVVDGLAIENKTVSEANNELKNHYQNKEFSATENGKELFTFKGVDIGITDDFTKDLTKLKNDQNGWSWPVRMLKKTSTKSELKDVTYDQATFDQFVENLPLTNESRVKPENAKVEKTAAGFTIEKEVMGDTFDLDKVKKVLAESINSGNTKIKLETSYQKPTVMSDDAGLKERLAKLESLSKLTITYNISGQKETVPPATLLSWLSESPEGEVTVDQAGVKVYLQGLSDKHSTYEKTRTFKSSRRGEVQVPAGTYGWTLQVDKEAPALAADILTKTDLQDRKPIVAGSGYGVDVGNTYIEVDLVNQHMWYYREGALVLETDVVTGKPATPTPAGVFSVWNKERNATLKGEDYATPVDHWMPIDWNGVGIHDSPWQPAYGGTLYQTVGSHGCINTPPAVMVQLYEKADLGTPVLVF; this is translated from the coding sequence ATGAGCCAAAAGAAAACAATTATTGGGCTAATTGCAGCAATTGTTGTGGTGATAGCTGGTATTTATATTTTTAAAAGTATCGGATACCAAAATAAATTTTTACCAAATACAGTAGTAGATGGCCTTGCCATTGAAAATAAAACTGTTTCTGAAGCCAATAATGAATTGAAAAACCACTACCAAAATAAAGAATTTAGTGCAACAGAAAATGGTAAAGAACTTTTTACTTTTAAAGGCGTAGATATTGGGATTACAGATGATTTTACAAAAGATTTAACTAAGTTGAAAAATGACCAAAATGGCTGGAGCTGGCCAGTACGTATGCTTAAAAAAACAAGTACAAAGAGTGAATTGAAAGATGTAACTTATGATCAAGCTACGTTTGATCAATTTGTTGAAAATTTACCATTGACGAATGAGTCTCGCGTCAAACCTGAAAATGCAAAAGTTGAAAAGACTGCAGCTGGTTTTACTATTGAAAAAGAAGTAATGGGAGATACCTTTGATTTAGACAAAGTAAAAAAAGTATTAGCAGAAAGTATTAATTCTGGGAATACGAAAATAAAACTAGAAACTAGTTACCAAAAACCAACAGTTATGTCGGATGATGCTGGTTTGAAGGAACGTTTGGCAAAACTAGAGTCTTTAAGTAAGTTGACTATCACGTATAATATTAGTGGTCAAAAAGAGACCGTACCTCCAGCAACATTACTAAGCTGGTTAAGTGAAAGTCCTGAAGGTGAAGTAACTGTTGATCAAGCAGGTGTGAAAGTTTATTTACAAGGCTTAAGTGATAAACATAGCACCTATGAAAAAACAAGAACTTTTAAAAGTTCTAGACGTGGTGAAGTTCAAGTGCCAGCTGGGACCTATGGTTGGACACTACAAGTTGATAAAGAAGCACCTGCTCTTGCTGCTGATATCTTAACTAAAACAGATTTACAAGATCGTAAACCAATTGTTGCCGGTTCTGGATATGGCGTAGATGTGGGAAATACCTATATTGAAGTTGATTTAGTGAATCAGCATATGTGGTATTATCGTGAAGGTGCACTTGTTTTAGAAACAGATGTTGTAACCGGAAAACCTGCCACTCCAACTCCTGCTGGTGTATTCTCAGTTTGGAATAAGGAACGAAATGCAACCTTAAAAGGAGAAGATTATGCAACACCAGTTGATCATTGGATGCCAATTGATTGGAATGGTGTCGGTATTCATGATTCACCATGGCAACCTGCGTACGGTGGAACACTGTATCAAACAGTTGGTTCTCATGGATGTATTAACACTCCACCAGCTGTAATGGTGCAATTGTATGAAAAAGCTGATTTAGGAACACCCGTGTTAGTCTTTTAA
- a CDS encoding histidine phosphatase family protein — MAKLYFVRHGKTEWNLEGRFQGGYGDSALLEEAIEAAKETGKRLSEISFAHVYTSPQKRAKDTAEYIIEESRLNLPLTEVDGLREIGFGDWEGQPFSYAEENHLEAYINLKAHPEKYDPSAFNGETYEELIERSQKAVEKAVSNHPGEDLLFVAHGVTLLTIMHTLIGKETGDIRSKGLLSNTSISILEIDEKAGYSIVSWNDTTHLEVK, encoded by the coding sequence ATGGCAAAACTATATTTTGTAAGACATGGAAAGACTGAATGGAATTTAGAAGGTCGCTTCCAAGGTGGGTATGGAGACTCCGCATTATTGGAGGAAGCAATTGAAGCCGCAAAAGAAACGGGGAAAAGGTTAAGTGAGATTTCCTTTGCCCATGTGTATACAAGTCCACAAAAAAGAGCAAAAGATACAGCAGAGTATATTATAGAAGAAAGTCGTTTAAATTTACCATTAACAGAGGTCGATGGTTTACGGGAAATAGGCTTCGGAGATTGGGAAGGTCAGCCTTTTTCCTATGCAGAAGAGAACCATTTAGAAGCCTATATTAATTTGAAGGCACACCCTGAAAAATATGATCCAAGTGCTTTTAATGGAGAAACATATGAAGAGCTAATTGAACGTAGTCAAAAAGCTGTGGAAAAAGCAGTTTCCAATCATCCGGGCGAAGATTTATTATTTGTGGCTCATGGAGTGACGCTATTAACAATCATGCACACACTGATTGGTAAAGAGACAGGCGATATTCGTTCTAAAGGACTTCTCAGTAATACGAGTATCAGTATCTTAGAAATAGACGAAAAAGCCGGATATTCTATTGTTAGTTGGAATGATACAACTCATTTAGAGGTTAAGTAA
- a CDS encoding glycosyl hydrolase family 18 protein, producing the protein MKKNTRKLFGTVSALALTLTLATTTIGSLAAPLPAKAAEATATTAPYRNVMYYGDWSIWGGEGNFYPKDIPASQLTHLNFAFLDFDSSGNLKFTDKDAAVGAPVGQEGVQWGGANAGVINALQDLRVANPNLKLGVSIGGWSKSANFAPVAANPTARANFVANVMKFIKYTNMDFVDLDWEYPASVREPDKVDNKNDEGTPNATPADKANYITLLQDLRTALDKQGTDIGKRYELTVALPASQNTLANGVDIPALFKIVDFANMMTYDMRGAWSPTSGHHTSLYGNPADPDYAQGLSVDQTVNYLTKQGVDSSKIVIGSAFYTRGWNKVAPGTNTAQPGLFQAAEKNNKDADLSPTYGAPNEKALATGDGGRAGGVWAYRSISTLLTKSDGLTEYWDDVAKAPYLYSKKTGEFYSYDNLRSIDFKTKYVKDQKLGGVISWMQSQDKATTSTKRDELTTGIKKGLFGDATLPTSTTIYAPLDIAVTVTPYSENGVGYEITVKNNEKANESNEVLKATELSFETIKLPKFTIPTNSNEVLSAGDYKAGQVSVANGNTVVDLSGVYDAQQIPQGSSYTFRLKSSAATADVSRISEINLAQRMAKNSGELGKQLIFKNDQTTPQPDPSDKEAPSIPTGLKTGTITGNQIDLTWTASTDNVKVAGYKIYRDGVEVGTTVETKFSDTKLTASTKYSYQVTAFDASGNSSAKSDALAATTTADTTVPDPGTAPAWDAAKAYNAGDSVTYGGKTYKAKWWTQNNIPGTEQWGPWELVN; encoded by the coding sequence ATGAAAAAGAATACCCGTAAATTATTTGGAACTGTCTCCGCTTTAGCACTTACTTTAACATTAGCAACAACTACAATTGGTAGTTTAGCCGCACCATTACCAGCAAAAGCTGCGGAAGCTACTGCCACAACTGCCCCTTATCGTAATGTGATGTATTACGGTGATTGGTCGATTTGGGGTGGCGAAGGTAACTTTTATCCAAAAGATATTCCTGCTAGCCAATTAACTCATTTAAATTTTGCTTTTCTGGACTTTGATAGTAGTGGCAATTTAAAATTCACTGATAAAGATGCTGCAGTTGGAGCACCTGTTGGTCAAGAAGGGGTTCAATGGGGCGGAGCTAATGCTGGTGTTATCAATGCACTGCAAGATTTAAGAGTCGCAAATCCTAACTTAAAACTAGGAGTTTCTATTGGTGGCTGGTCAAAATCAGCTAATTTTGCTCCTGTTGCTGCCAATCCTACTGCCAGAGCTAACTTTGTGGCAAACGTCATGAAATTTATTAAATATACTAATATGGATTTTGTTGATTTAGATTGGGAATATCCAGCTTCTGTTAGAGAGCCTGATAAAGTCGACAATAAAAACGACGAAGGAACACCTAATGCGACACCTGCTGACAAAGCAAACTATATCACTCTGCTACAAGATTTAAGAACAGCCTTAGATAAGCAAGGAACAGACATTGGAAAACGCTATGAATTAACCGTAGCTCTTCCCGCTTCACAAAATACGTTAGCTAATGGGGTCGATATTCCAGCATTATTTAAAATTGTTGATTTTGCTAATATGATGACTTATGACATGCGTGGTGCTTGGAGTCCAACAAGTGGACATCATACTTCATTATACGGCAATCCTGCAGATCCGGATTATGCACAAGGCTTATCGGTTGATCAAACCGTTAACTATTTAACAAAACAAGGTGTTGATTCAAGCAAAATCGTTATTGGTTCAGCCTTCTATACTCGTGGGTGGAACAAAGTTGCTCCGGGAACAAATACAGCACAACCAGGTTTATTCCAAGCAGCTGAAAAAAATAATAAAGATGCTGATTTGAGCCCAACATATGGCGCTCCAAATGAAAAAGCCTTAGCAACTGGTGATGGCGGCCGTGCTGGTGGAGTTTGGGCTTACCGCAGTATTTCAACTTTATTGACTAAATCTGATGGCTTAACTGAATATTGGGATGATGTTGCAAAAGCGCCTTATCTTTATAGCAAAAAAACAGGTGAATTTTACAGCTATGACAATCTACGCTCAATTGATTTTAAAACAAAATATGTAAAAGACCAAAAACTAGGTGGGGTCATCTCTTGGATGCAATCACAAGATAAAGCAACTACTTCAACAAAACGTGATGAACTAACTACCGGTATTAAAAAAGGCTTATTCGGAGATGCAACATTGCCAACTTCTACAACAATTTATGCACCTTTAGATATCGCTGTAACCGTAACACCTTATAGCGAAAACGGTGTTGGATATGAAATCACAGTAAAAAATAACGAAAAAGCAAATGAAAGCAATGAAGTCTTAAAAGCAACTGAGCTTTCCTTTGAAACAATTAAATTGCCTAAATTTACTATTCCAACAAACAGCAATGAAGTGTTATCTGCTGGAGACTACAAAGCTGGCCAAGTGAGTGTTGCAAATGGCAACACTGTGGTTGATTTAAGTGGCGTTTACGATGCTCAACAAATTCCACAAGGTTCTAGCTATACCTTCCGTTTGAAATCTAGTGCAGCAACAGCCGATGTTTCACGCATTAGCGAAATTAATTTAGCACAAAGAATGGCAAAAAATAGTGGTGAGTTAGGCAAACAACTTATTTTTAAGAATGACCAAACAACGCCTCAACCAGATCCTAGTGATAAAGAAGCACCGAGCATTCCGACTGGTTTAAAAACAGGTACTATTACAGGAAATCAAATCGATTTAACTTGGACTGCCTCTACAGATAATGTTAAAGTAGCCGGTTATAAAATTTATCGTGATGGTGTTGAAGTAGGTACAACGGTTGAAACTAAATTTAGCGATACAAAACTAACAGCTTCAACTAAATACAGTTATCAAGTAACTGCCTTTGATGCTAGTGGCAATAGTTCAGCTAAAAGTGACGCTCTAGCTGCAACTACTACAGCTGACACAACTGTCCCAGATCCAGGTACTGCACCTGCTTGGGATGCAGCAAAAGCCTATAATGCTGGCGATTCAGTCACTTATGGCGGTAAAACGTATAAAGCTAAATGGTGGACTCAAAATAATATCCCTGGTACAGAGCAATGGGGACCATGGGAATTAGTAAATTAA
- a CDS encoding helix-turn-helix domain-containing protein — MDLLLDAMQMRKYKLLSYLYYNQGADLSVATLSNVFQVSKKTIVADLIEMEKKSTTIANKAVIRIKIDKGNIQFIISKKTSILEIRQYFLEESIAFKLLINLYQKQFIKLKNFSLTYYYSPSVVYKKVNELKVKLKGYGLTIKSEHGSIYLGGEEEKKRYFYSEIFYYVYGDRSSLLDTEKKVAENYLKKSKIRSNLIQESKQVRICIFIAVSLQRMKDFPLVKSRLPFFRDSIAMEKNFYLCLEDSYPQYSKIQLKIESQWMITFIYEEINPNVSEMDNPLFFEGLKRVSNLFNFSLTSQEGKEFKQLMTMYCRSKKNNLKNTVFSQLSFLNESVLDISPEIFLQVLIKENYKNEFETLLYPLNLEECSYILKISGVGIKKLKLTFVSEYPKVWEKFLYRKILTLEIEQFYKWSDDFTNADIVITDNVYSFIDDKQLLLISPFPSDREIKKVQNQLISYINSSSINLNPPLKREKV; from the coding sequence ATGGATTTATTATTAGACGCCATGCAAATGAGAAAGTATAAATTGCTTTCCTATTTATATTACAATCAAGGAGCAGATTTATCAGTTGCTACCCTTAGTAATGTGTTTCAAGTTAGCAAAAAAACAATTGTAGCAGATTTAATAGAAATGGAGAAAAAGAGTACTACTATAGCAAATAAAGCAGTGATTAGAATTAAAATTGATAAGGGAAATATTCAATTTATAATTTCTAAAAAGACGTCAATTTTAGAAATTCGACAATATTTTTTGGAAGAATCAATCGCTTTTAAATTGTTAATTAATCTTTACCAAAAGCAATTTATTAAATTGAAAAATTTTAGTTTAACCTACTATTATAGTCCGTCAGTTGTCTATAAAAAGGTTAATGAATTAAAAGTAAAGCTAAAAGGTTATGGATTAACAATTAAATCGGAACATGGAAGTATATACTTAGGTGGGGAAGAAGAGAAAAAACGTTATTTCTATAGTGAAATTTTTTATTATGTGTACGGAGATAGAAGTTCCCTGTTAGATACTGAAAAAAAGGTTGCTGAAAATTATTTAAAAAAATCTAAAATAAGAAGTAATCTTATTCAGGAAAGTAAGCAAGTCAGAATATGTATTTTTATCGCTGTTTCTCTCCAAAGGATGAAAGATTTTCCTTTAGTAAAAAGTAGGCTTCCTTTCTTTAGAGATAGTATAGCTATGGAAAAAAATTTTTATTTATGTTTAGAAGACAGCTATCCTCAATATAGTAAGATACAATTGAAAATAGAGAGTCAATGGATGATTACATTCATTTATGAAGAAATAAATCCAAATGTGTCAGAAATGGATAATCCTTTATTTTTTGAAGGATTGAAAAGAGTTTCAAACCTCTTTAACTTTTCTTTAACTAGTCAGGAAGGAAAAGAGTTTAAACAATTAATGACTATGTACTGCAGAAGTAAAAAAAATAATTTGAAAAATACTGTATTTTCGCAATTATCATTTCTAAATGAATCTGTTTTAGATATCTCTCCGGAAATATTTTTGCAGGTATTAATAAAAGAAAATTATAAAAATGAATTTGAAACACTTTTGTATCCACTTAATTTAGAAGAATGCTCATATATTTTAAAAATTAGTGGCGTAGGAATTAAAAAACTAAAGTTGACCTTTGTTAGCGAATATCCAAAAGTATGGGAAAAATTTTTATATCGAAAAATTTTAACGCTAGAAATTGAACAATTTTACAAGTGGTCAGATGATTTTACTAATGCAGATATTGTTATAACGGACAATGTATACTCTTTTATAGACGATAAGCAGCTACTTTTAATATCTCCATTTCCCTCAGACAGAGAAATAAAAAAAGTTCAAAATCAGCTTATTTCATATATAAATAGTAGTTCAATAAATCTAAACCCTCCATTAAAGAGAGAAAAGGTATGA
- a CDS encoding 6-phospho-beta-glucosidase encodes MTNESNFPKNFLWGGAIAANQAEGAYLTDGKGLSPVDILPDAAHGRWEALSNPKKAIETKYDFYPSHESIDFYNRYKEDLKMLHEMGFKTFRTSICWARIFPKGDEKEPNEAGLKFYDDLFDECHKYGIEPLVTINHFDTPVALFENYGGWKNRQLVDFYLNYCDVIFKRYKGKVKYWMTFNEINMILHIPFFGGGMDVSEEENPAQVKYQAAHHQLVASAMATKLGHEIDPDNQIGCMLAAGATYPNTCNPNDVWAALEADREGYFFIDVQARGYYPSYSKRFFKENNIKLEIADGDLEVLKENTVDYVSFSYYSSRLTSADPEVNAETEGNVFATLKNPYLKASEWGWQIDPLGLRVTMNQIYDRYQKPLFVVENGLGAVDTVEADGSINDDYRIDYLREHVREMGEAIADGVECWGYTPWGCIDLVSAGTGEMKKRYGFIYVDKDNDGNGTLDRKKKKSFDWYKQVIASNGVTLD; translated from the coding sequence ATGACAAACGAATCAAATTTTCCAAAAAACTTTTTATGGGGTGGCGCAATTGCTGCTAACCAAGCTGAAGGAGCTTATTTAACCGATGGAAAGGGCTTATCACCAGTAGATATTTTACCTGATGCGGCTCATGGACGTTGGGAAGCGTTATCTAATCCTAAAAAAGCAATCGAAACAAAATACGACTTCTATCCAAGTCATGAATCAATTGATTTTTATAATCGCTACAAAGAAGATTTGAAAATGCTACATGAAATGGGCTTTAAAACATTTAGAACGTCTATTTGTTGGGCACGTATTTTTCCAAAAGGTGATGAAAAAGAACCGAATGAAGCAGGACTAAAATTTTATGATGATTTATTTGATGAATGTCATAAATATGGGATTGAACCATTAGTAACAATTAATCATTTTGACACGCCGGTAGCTTTATTTGAAAATTATGGTGGATGGAAAAATCGTCAACTAGTTGATTTTTATTTGAATTACTGCGATGTGATTTTCAAACGTTATAAAGGGAAAGTTAAATATTGGATGACTTTTAATGAAATTAATATGATTTTGCATATCCCATTCTTTGGTGGTGGCATGGATGTTAGTGAAGAAGAAAATCCAGCACAAGTGAAATACCAAGCAGCGCATCACCAATTAGTAGCTTCTGCAATGGCAACTAAATTAGGGCATGAAATTGATCCTGATAATCAAATTGGATGTATGTTAGCAGCAGGTGCAACGTATCCAAATACGTGTAATCCAAATGATGTTTGGGCTGCTTTAGAAGCAGATCGTGAAGGGTACTTCTTTATTGACGTCCAAGCACGCGGGTATTATCCAAGCTACAGCAAACGTTTCTTTAAAGAAAACAATATTAAACTTGAAATTGCTGATGGCGATTTAGAGGTATTGAAAGAAAATACAGTTGATTATGTTTCATTTAGCTACTATTCTTCACGCCTAACAAGTGCGGATCCAGAAGTAAATGCTGAAACAGAAGGCAATGTTTTTGCCACTCTTAAAAATCCTTACTTGAAAGCTAGTGAGTGGGGTTGGCAGATTGATCCACTTGGTTTACGCGTAACAATGAACCAAATCTATGATCGTTATCAAAAACCATTATTTGTTGTTGAAAATGGCTTAGGTGCAGTTGATACTGTTGAAGCAGATGGATCAATCAATGATGATTATCGTATTGATTATTTGCGCGAACATGTTAGAGAAATGGGTGAAGCCATTGCTGACGGAGTAGAATGTTGGGGGTATACACCATGGGGCTGTATTGATTTAGTGAGTGCGGGAACTGGTGAAATGAAAAAACGTTATGGTTTCATCTATGTTGATAAAGATAATGATGGAAATGGAACGCTTGATCGTAAGAAGAAAAAATCATTTGACTGGTATAAACAAGTTATTGCCAGCAATGGTGTTACATTAGATTAA